A single region of the Devosia sp. FJ2-5-3 genome encodes:
- a CDS encoding nucleoside/nucleotide kinase family protein, translating into MAEIIALTPQEALARLVPHSLEMESAANGQRIAIGLAGGPGSGKSTLAAELVTMLNAVKPGSAALVPMDGFHMKHAKIEAMGQADYKGAPHTFEGAAFVSFLHHLKHATGPVSGPGYSRKIEDVVENAFTIQPEARVLVVEGNYLLLTEGPWAGVKALLDYAVFLDVPRNVIERRLLRRHGEEGLFSEERNRAHIARNDLPNYDLVDGSKDRADVIFEMVVEI; encoded by the coding sequence ATGGCGGAGATCATCGCGCTGACGCCCCAGGAAGCATTGGCGCGACTGGTGCCGCATAGTCTTGAAATGGAAAGCGCGGCGAACGGGCAGCGGATCGCCATCGGCCTTGCCGGAGGTCCCGGCTCGGGCAAGTCGACGCTGGCGGCCGAACTCGTGACCATGCTCAACGCCGTCAAGCCCGGCAGCGCCGCCCTGGTGCCCATGGACGGCTTCCACATGAAGCACGCCAAAATCGAGGCCATGGGCCAGGCCGACTACAAGGGCGCCCCGCACACATTCGAGGGCGCGGCCTTTGTGAGTTTTCTGCACCATCTCAAGCACGCGACCGGGCCGGTGAGCGGGCCGGGATATTCCCGAAAGATCGAAGACGTGGTGGAAAACGCCTTCACAATCCAGCCCGAGGCCAGGGTTCTTGTCGTCGAGGGCAATTATCTGCTGCTGACGGAGGGCCCCTGGGCGGGGGTGAAGGCCCTGCTCGATTATGCGGTGTTCCTGGATGTGCCGCGCAATGTCATCGAGAGGCGACTGCTGAGGCGGCATGGGGAAGAGGGACTGTTTTCCGAGGAGCGCAACCGCGCCCATATCGCCCGCAATGATTTGCCCAATTACGATCTGGTGGATGGTTCGAAAGATCGGGCCGATGTGATTTTCGAGATGGTGGTGGAGATCTAA
- a CDS encoding ligase-associated DNA damage response DEXH box helicase, producing the protein MSTALPPVISSWFASRGWAPRQHQLDVLASYADGASQLLIAPTGAGKTLAGFLPTLTDLVDGKFDGLHTLYLSPLKALAVDVERNLSTPIAEMGLPIRVEARTGDTPASKRARQRTRPPHVLLTTPEQLALLISHPRAELMFSSLRRVVLDELHSLVASKRGDLLALGLARLARMAPDLRITALSATIAQPEILRDWIAEPLPQRRTDLLHMVGGARPELAILQTEERLPWAGHSAIYAHHELYEIIKQHKTTLLFVNTRSQAEMLFQGLWNINDELLPIALHHGSLSVEQRRKVEAAMASGDLKAVVCTSTLDLGIDWGDVDLVVQVGAPKGSSRMLQRIGRANHRLDDPSKALLVPSNRFEVLECEAAVEAVAEGHQDSEDPLPGGYDVLAQHVLGMACAEPFHADDLYAEVIRSWPYRDLPRAKFDRILDFVATGGYALRAYERYARLRQTEDGLWRIANPQVAQQYRLNIGTIVEEPMVRVRLVRGRGQKQGRTTGPIGAGGRVLGEMEEYFFGTLTLGDTFVFGGEIVAFEGMKDNEAFVSRAFAKDPKIPSYMGGRFPLSTYLAERVRRIMDSPDDWHKLPDQVADWLRLQRDFSVLPRRDSLLVETFARGSNHFLVCYPFEGRLAHQTLGMLLTRRLERMRARPLGFVASEYALAIWGLGDLSALIRTDRLSLDELFDEDMLGDDLESWLDESALMKRTFRNCAIIAGLIERRHPGKEKTGRQITMSSDLIYDVLYQHEPDHILIEATRRDAARGLLDIERLGQMLARVRTHIVHKPLERVSPLAVPILLDIGKEPIFGEARESAMAEAADELLRESMGEVF; encoded by the coding sequence TTGAGCACCGCACTCCCGCCCGTCATCTCGTCCTGGTTCGCCTCGCGCGGCTGGGCGCCGCGCCAGCACCAGCTCGATGTGCTTGCCTCCTATGCGGATGGGGCGAGCCAGCTGCTGATCGCCCCCACCGGCGCGGGCAAGACGCTGGCGGGGTTTCTCCCTACGCTGACCGATCTCGTCGACGGCAAGTTCGATGGCCTCCACACGCTTTATCTCTCGCCCTTGAAAGCCCTCGCGGTGGACGTCGAGCGCAATCTTTCCACCCCCATTGCCGAAATGGGCCTGCCCATCCGCGTTGAGGCCCGCACCGGCGATACCCCGGCATCCAAGCGCGCCCGCCAGCGCACCCGTCCGCCGCATGTGCTCTTGACCACGCCCGAGCAATTGGCCCTGCTCATTTCTCACCCCCGGGCAGAGCTGATGTTTTCCTCGCTCCGCCGGGTGGTGCTGGACGAGCTCCATTCCCTCGTCGCCTCCAAGCGCGGCGATCTCCTGGCGCTCGGCCTTGCCCGGCTGGCGCGCATGGCGCCCGATCTGCGCATCACCGCGCTCTCGGCCACCATCGCCCAGCCCGAAATCCTCCGCGACTGGATCGCCGAGCCGCTGCCGCAGCGCCGCACCGATCTCCTGCACATGGTCGGCGGCGCGCGCCCCGAGCTCGCTATTCTTCAAACCGAAGAGCGCCTGCCCTGGGCCGGCCATTCAGCCATCTATGCCCATCATGAGCTCTACGAGATCATCAAGCAGCACAAGACGACGCTGCTCTTCGTCAACACCCGCTCCCAGGCCGAAATGCTGTTCCAGGGGCTCTGGAATATCAATGACGAATTGCTGCCCATTGCGCTGCACCACGGCTCGCTCTCGGTGGAGCAGCGCCGCAAGGTCGAGGCGGCCATGGCCTCGGGCGATCTGAAAGCTGTTGTCTGCACCTCGACGCTGGATCTCGGCATCGACTGGGGCGATGTCGATCTCGTCGTCCAGGTGGGCGCTCCAAAGGGCTCCTCGCGCATGCTGCAGCGCATCGGCCGCGCCAATCATCGGCTCGATGACCCCTCAAAAGCCCTGCTCGTGCCCTCCAACCGGTTCGAAGTGCTCGAATGCGAGGCCGCCGTCGAGGCCGTGGCCGAGGGGCATCAGGATAGCGAAGACCCACTCCCCGGCGGCTATGACGTGCTTGCCCAGCATGTGCTGGGCATGGCCTGCGCCGAGCCCTTCCATGCAGACGATCTCTATGCCGAGGTGATCCGCTCCTGGCCTTATCGCGATCTGCCCCGGGCAAAATTCGACCGCATCCTCGATTTCGTCGCCACCGGCGGCTATGCCCTGCGCGCCTATGAGCGCTATGCCCGGCTCCGTCAGACCGAAGACGGTTTGTGGCGCATCGCCAATCCGCAGGTGGCCCAGCAATACCGGCTCAATATCGGCACCATCGTCGAAGAGCCCATGGTGCGGGTGCGCCTCGTGCGGGGCAGGGGGCAGAAGCAGGGCCGCACCACTGGCCCCATCGGCGCGGGCGGCCGGGTCCTGGGCGAAATGGAGGAATATTTCTTCGGCACGCTCACCCTGGGCGACACATTTGTCTTTGGCGGGGAAATCGTCGCCTTCGAGGGCATGAAGGACAATGAGGCCTTCGTCTCCCGCGCCTTCGCCAAGGACCCGAAAATTCCCTCCTATATGGGCGGGCGTTTCCCGCTCTCGACCTATCTGGCCGAGCGTGTCCGCCGCATCATGGACAGCCCCGACGATTGGCACAAACTGCCCGACCAGGTCGCCGATTGGCTGCGCCTGCAGCGCGATTTTTCCGTCCTGCCGCGCCGCGACAGCCTGCTGGTCGAAACCTTTGCGCGCGGCAGCAATCATTTCCTCGTCTGCTACCCGTTCGAGGGGCGGCTCGCCCACCAGACGCTGGGCATGCTGCTCACCCGAAGGCTCGAGCGCATGCGTGCGCGTCCGCTCGGCTTTGTCGCCTCCGAATATGCGCTGGCCATCTGGGGGCTGGGCGATCTCTCGGCCCTCATCCGCACCGACCGGCTCTCGCTCGACGAACTTTTCGACGAGGATATGCTGGGCGATGACCTTGAATCCTGGCTCGATGAATCGGCCCTGATGAAGCGCACCTTCCGCAATTGCGCGATCATCGCCGGCCTCATCGAGCGCCGTCACCCCGGCAAGGAAAAGACCGGGCGCCAGATCACCATGAGCTCGGACCTCATCTACGACGTGCTCTACCAGCATGAGCCCGACCACATTCTCATCGAGGCCACAAGACGCGATGCCGCGCGCGGCCTGCTCGACATCGAGCGCCTTGGCCAGATGCTCGCCCGGGTCCGCACCCACATTGTCCACAAGCCCCTCGAACGCGTCTCTCCCCTCGCCGTGCCCATCCTCCTCGACATCGGCAAGGAGCCGATCTTCGGCGAAGCCCGCGAGAGTGCCATGGCCGAAGCCGCCGACGAACTGCTGCGCGAATCCATGGGCGAAGTCTTTTAG
- a CDS encoding DUF6460 domain-containing protein yields MTEDYRPEERSPLEKLMGGRPVWVVVKLALVSLFVGFVMSVFGFNALDLVNGAVDLVRDAFRDGAGIFRQMGAYVLAGAALVVPIWLLMRLSRRR; encoded by the coding sequence ATGACAGAAGACTACAGGCCCGAAGAGCGTTCCCCGCTCGAAAAACTAATGGGCGGCAGGCCGGTCTGGGTGGTGGTCAAGCTCGCCCTCGTCTCGCTGTTCGTCGGCTTCGTCATGTCGGTCTTCGGCTTCAATGCCCTCGATCTGGTCAATGGCGCCGTCGACCTGGTGCGCGATGCCTTCCGCGATGGCGCCGGAATTTTCCGCCAGATGGGCGCCTATGTGCTGGCCGGCGCTGCCCTTGTCGTGCCGATCTGGCTCCTGATGCGGCTGAGCCGGAGGCGATAA
- the pdeM gene encoding ligase-associated DNA damage response endonuclease PdeM, translating into MRFAGHNFEPLPSGGLYWHARETLLVADLHFEKMASFARKGQMLPPYDTGLTLARLEADLSRTRAKRLVSLGDSFHRPDASILLTNSDRMRLDAITKMVDCIWLSGNHDPVPHAIGGTCLSVLELDGLTLAHEPQKGAKGLISGHLHPAARLLINGRSTRKPCFVHDNRLMILPAYGASTGAINILSPAFSGLLNWPSVEVTMLGRDRAYPVSPRRLIAG; encoded by the coding sequence TTGCGCTTTGCCGGTCACAATTTCGAACCACTCCCCTCTGGCGGGCTCTATTGGCATGCGCGCGAAACGCTGCTGGTGGCCGATCTCCATTTCGAAAAAATGGCCAGCTTCGCCCGCAAGGGGCAGATGCTGCCCCCCTATGATACCGGGCTCACCCTTGCCCGCCTCGAAGCCGATCTCAGCCGCACCCGGGCGAAGCGCCTTGTTTCGCTGGGTGACAGTTTTCACCGGCCAGATGCTAGCATTCTGCTAACCAATTCCGACCGAATGCGACTCGATGCGATTACGAAAATGGTCGATTGCATCTGGCTGTCGGGCAATCACGACCCCGTGCCGCACGCCATTGGCGGCACCTGTCTCTCAGTGCTGGAGCTGGATGGCCTCACCCTCGCGCATGAGCCGCAAAAGGGCGCCAAGGGCTTGATATCAGGGCATCTTCACCCGGCGGCGCGACTGCTCATCAATGGCCGCTCAACGCGAAAACCCTGCTTCGTGCACGATAATCGCCTGATGATCCTGCCCGCCTATGGCGCCTCGACCGGGGCGATCAATATCTTGTCCCCGGCCTTTTCGGGCCTGCTAAACTGGCCCTCGGTGGAAGTGACCATGCTGGGCCGGGATCGCGCCTATCCCGTCTCGCCGCGACGTCTGATCGCGGGATAA
- a CDS encoding MATE family efflux transporter: MNTRPQHPFQVRSADVWKIALPASIAFITEPMVGLVDIAVIGRLGEAALLGGLVLGALVFDVLFSMAYFLRIGTAGLVAQSIGAKDPRDGLLHVSRALVIGVVIGALMIVLAAPILWLAVKFLAPDAGVEAALGDYLHWRIWAAPFALINYSLLGWFYGRASAKTGMMLQLLLHLIDITLSVWFVHGLGWGVPGAAFGTVIAQGMAAIVGLFLLARHYGGLKSLLARIKPGELGDATAVTRMFGLSRDIMIRSLALMGAYAWFAAQGSRMGEVPLAANAVLLNLLMVVAFFLDGIAQAAEQLTGKAVGANWRPAFERAYGLSMLWGLVIAVSLGLVWYLGGPFVIGFMTTNAEVQDYALTYLPIAAACTLVFMPAFVYDGILIGTTQNVIMRNGMIVSLGVFLTAALLLQPMLGNWGLWGAMHLWFIARGLIYWWALERKKASLFAPA, from the coding sequence ATGAATACCCGCCCCCAGCATCCGTTTCAGGTGCGATCCGCCGATGTGTGGAAGATCGCCCTGCCCGCTTCGATTGCCTTCATCACCGAGCCGATGGTCGGCCTTGTCGATATCGCCGTGATCGGCCGGCTGGGCGAGGCGGCGCTGCTGGGTGGGCTGGTGCTCGGCGCGCTGGTCTTCGATGTGCTGTTTTCGATGGCCTATTTCCTGCGCATCGGCACGGCGGGGCTGGTGGCCCAGTCGATCGGCGCAAAAGACCCGCGCGACGGATTGCTCCATGTCAGCCGGGCCCTCGTGATTGGCGTCGTCATCGGTGCGCTGATGATCGTGCTGGCCGCGCCCATTCTCTGGCTCGCGGTCAAATTCCTCGCGCCCGATGCCGGGGTCGAGGCGGCGCTGGGCGATTATCTCCACTGGCGCATCTGGGCGGCACCCTTTGCGCTGATCAATTATTCGCTGCTCGGCTGGTTCTATGGACGGGCCTCGGCCAAGACCGGCATGATGCTGCAGCTTCTGCTGCACCTGATCGATATCACCCTGTCGGTCTGGTTCGTGCATGGTCTGGGCTGGGGCGTGCCCGGCGCGGCCTTCGGCACCGTCATCGCCCAGGGCATGGCGGCCATTGTCGGGCTGTTCCTCCTCGCGCGACACTATGGCGGGCTGAAATCGCTGCTGGCGCGGATCAAGCCGGGCGAACTGGGCGATGCCACGGCCGTGACCCGCATGTTCGGGCTCAGCCGCGATATCATGATCCGCTCGCTGGCGCTGATGGGCGCCTATGCCTGGTTTGCCGCGCAGGGCTCGCGCATGGGCGAGGTGCCGCTGGCGGCGAACGCGGTGCTGCTGAACCTGCTTATGGTGGTGGCCTTCTTTCTCGACGGGATCGCCCAGGCGGCCGAGCAATTGACCGGCAAGGCCGTCGGCGCCAATTGGCGGCCGGCCTTCGAGCGCGCCTATGGGCTCTCCATGCTCTGGGGCCTCGTCATTGCGGTGAGCCTCGGGCTCGTCTGGTATCTCGGCGGGCCCTTTGTGATCGGCTTCATGACCACCAATGCCGAAGTGCAGGACTATGCGCTGACCTATCTGCCCATCGCGGCGGCCTGTACGCTCGTCTTCATGCCGGCCTTTGTCTATGACGGCATTCTCATCGGCACGACGCAGAACGTCATCATGCGCAATGGCATGATCGTTTCGCTCGGCGTGTTCCTGACGGCCGCGCTGCTCCTACAGCCCATGCTCGGCAATTGGGGCCTCTGGGGCGCGATGCATTTGTGGTTCATCGCGCGCGGGCTGATCTATTGGTGGGCGCTGGAGCGCAAGAAGGCGAGCCTATTCGCCCCGGCCTGA